Proteins found in one Salmo salar chromosome ssa26, Ssal_v3.1, whole genome shotgun sequence genomic segment:
- the LOC106562818 gene encoding forkhead box protein B1 — translation MPRPGRNTYSDQKPPYSYISLTAMAIQSCPEKMLPLSEIYKFIMDRFPYYRENTQRWQNSLRHNLSFNDCFIKIPRRPDQPGKGSFWALHPSCGDMFENGSFLRRRKRFKLMMMASEHLAQSKPSDAAHYLQQQAKLRLSALAASGTHLPQMSGYNIGVSHQPSTFKHPFAIENIIAREYKMPGGLAFSTMQSMSAGYPLHNQLTTAWPHMYSSSVMDTVAPISMASDYSAYGMPLKSICYGAQSLPAIPVPIKPTPTSMPGLSALPTHIPAFLANSPQSLSPTSPQTATSQSSPATPSETLINPASSAMQSVVSVH, via the coding sequence ATGCCTCGTCCGGGGAGAAACACGTATAGCGACCAGAAACCTCCCTATTCCTACATCTCCCTGACCGCCATGGCTATCCAGTCCTGCCCGGAGAAGATGCTCCCGCTCAGCGAGATCTACAAGTTCATCATGGACAGATTCCCCTACTACAGAGAGAACACCCAGCGGTGGCAGAACTCCTTACGGCACAATCTCTCTTTCAACGACTGTTTTATTAAAATCCCCAGGCGGCCGGACCAGCCCGGTAAAGGGAGTTTCTGGGCTCTCCATCCCAGTTGCGGGGACATGTTCGAGAATGGAAGTTTCTTGCGGCGTCGTAAACGCTTCAAGTTAATGATGATGGCGTCTGAACACCTGGCGCAAAGCAAGCCGTCGGACGCTGCCCACTATCTCCAACAACAAGCCAAACTCCGACTGAGCGCTCTGGCTGCTTCTGGCACACATCTCCCGCAGATGTCCGGTTACAACATAGGAGTCTCTCACCAACCGTCTACTTTCAAACACCCGTTCGCAATTGAGAATATAATCGCCAGAGAGTATAAAATGCCAGGCGGGCTGGCCTTCTCCACCATGCAGTCTATGTCTGCTGGCTACCCGCTGCACAACCAGCTCACCACGGCCTGGCCTCATATGTACAGCTCCAGCGTCATGGACACGGTAGCTCCCATCTCCATGGCTAGTGATTATTCGGCCTACGGAATGCCCCTCAAGTCTATTTGCTATGGCGCTCAGAGTCTACCTGCCATCCCCGTGCCAATCAAGCCCACACCTACTTCGATGCCAGGGCTCTCGGCGCTGCCAACACATATTCCAGCTTTCTTAGCGAACTCTCCCCAGTCTCTCAGCCCCACGTCTCCTCAGACAGCTACCAGCCAAAGCAGCCCTGCCACGCCGAGCGAAACGCTCATTAACCCGGCCTCTTCGGCCATGCAGTCCGTGGTGTCGGTGCACTGA